A single genomic interval of Mucilaginibacter robiniae harbors:
- a CDS encoding TIGR03643 family protein: MSDIKLTSQLNSETIDRVIEMAWEDRTPFDAIHAQFGLTEKDVINLMRREMKLSSFKMWRARVQGRQTKHTKLLSKTITRFKSNLQRQITLNKISKRRG, from the coding sequence ATGAGTGATATTAAACTTACAAGTCAGTTAAATAGTGAAACTATAGACCGAGTTATAGAAATGGCTTGGGAAGATCGTACGCCCTTTGATGCTATACATGCGCAGTTTGGTTTAACTGAGAAGGACGTTATTAATTTGATGCGCAGGGAGATGAAACTATCAAGTTTTAAAATGTGGCGTGCAAGGGTTCAAGGCAGGCAGACCAAACACACCAAACTTCTAAGCAAAACAATAACTCGATTTAAAAGTAATCTACAAAGGCAAATTACACTGAACAAGATCAGTAAGCGAAGAGGATAG
- a CDS encoding glycoside hydrolase family 28 protein, producing MTYITRKIKKPFFNIILKLLFWIIPSLSFAQHLRYNIQDIGAKGDDKTLNTDIINQTITKCFNEGGGTVVIPKGVFLTATIYLKSNVNIELKKGAVLKGVSNINLYHSFIPKTDLSRYNTVSATGNNANSAYDTVWTKALIIGESASNVTISGSGIIDGEHVFNAQGEESMRGPHTIVLANCKDIKFENITIEKAANYALLAYNLQNATFQGIHIQQGWDGIHIRGGKNILLQHCDLQTGDDAIAGGFWENFLVKNCTINSSCNGIRVIMPVKDFQVTNCRFIGPGKYPHRTSGKLHRTNMLAGIYIQPGGWGMVKGDLEGIHISNLKMHNMDNPFIFELHKGNNATDIVVENITADSIKRPIAVHSDAGYTYKNILFKNLSIHYLTNATTEAPWALGASNVQHFRLENVKFYANGKKPKTAVKLENVSFPAFVNTNVYNLNDTQEVQMINCGKIN from the coding sequence ATGACCTATATTACCCGTAAGATCAAAAAGCCTTTCTTTAACATCATCCTTAAATTGTTATTTTGGATTATACCGTCGTTGTCGTTTGCACAACACCTTCGCTATAATATACAAGATATTGGGGCCAAAGGGGATGATAAAACATTGAATACGGATATCATTAATCAAACTATCACCAAATGCTTTAATGAGGGTGGTGGCACAGTTGTTATTCCCAAAGGGGTTTTTCTGACTGCAACTATTTATTTAAAGAGCAATGTAAATATCGAATTGAAAAAAGGCGCTGTTTTAAAAGGTGTTTCTAATATAAACCTATATCATTCGTTCATTCCTAAAACTGATCTTTCCAGATATAATACAGTAAGCGCAACCGGGAATAATGCTAATAGTGCTTACGATACGGTATGGACCAAAGCTTTGATTATAGGCGAAAGTGCAAGCAACGTTACTATCTCAGGTAGTGGCATTATAGATGGGGAACATGTATTCAACGCTCAAGGTGAGGAAAGTATGCGGGGTCCGCACACTATAGTTTTAGCAAACTGCAAAGACATTAAGTTTGAGAATATCACTATAGAAAAAGCCGCCAATTATGCCTTGCTGGCTTATAACCTGCAAAATGCAACTTTTCAAGGCATTCATATTCAGCAAGGGTGGGACGGAATACATATTCGGGGCGGCAAAAATATTCTTTTGCAGCATTGCGATTTGCAAACTGGCGATGATGCCATTGCTGGCGGGTTTTGGGAAAACTTTCTGGTGAAAAATTGCACTATCAATTCATCCTGTAATGGCATTCGGGTTATCATGCCTGTAAAAGATTTTCAGGTAACAAATTGCCGCTTCATCGGTCCGGGAAAATACCCGCACCGAACCTCCGGTAAATTACACCGAACTAATATGCTGGCAGGCATTTACATTCAGCCAGGTGGATGGGGAATGGTTAAAGGAGATTTAGAAGGTATTCATATCTCAAACCTAAAAATGCACAACATGGATAATCCTTTCATTTTCGAATTGCATAAAGGAAACAACGCTACAGATATTGTTGTTGAAAATATAACAGCAGATTCCATTAAACGCCCTATAGCTGTACATAGTGATGCTGGCTACACTTACAAAAACATTCTTTTTAAGAACCTTTCAATTCACTACCTTACTAATGCAACAACAGAAGCGCCATGGGCTTTGGGAGCATCAAACGTGCAGCATTTTCGATTAGAAAATGTGAAATTTTATGCAAACGGCAAAAAGCCGAAAACTGCTGTAAAGTTGGAGAATGTAAGCTTTCCTGCATTTGTAAACACTAACGTGTACAACCTGAATGATACTCAGGAAGTACAAATGATAAACTGTGGAAAGATCAACTAG
- a CDS encoding AraC family transcriptional regulator: MMPNKSQHIPVNTLPAGTRKGIMIGRTSFNGLPNAKEVEQSHRDNGHLFILQEKGSTHIEIDFQKHVIEASSVIYIHPNQVHRLIAFENATISNWIITAENLRPEYLKLLEDLTPVDVLPLKAETLSTISKAASLCIELSERKHEKLYDSILKESCNILVALITSQYLTHYKSTDTYSRFEVITRAFKTSLEYNFTTVKSPAEYAKSLNISTPYLNECIKTTTGYSVSHHIQQRIILEAKRLLYHSNKSVKEIAGELGYDDYSYFTRLFVKILGITPLAFRSKNLV; encoded by the coding sequence ATGATGCCAAATAAAAGCCAACATATTCCTGTTAACACATTGCCTGCTGGTACCAGAAAAGGAATAATGATTGGAAGAACGTCGTTCAACGGTTTACCAAATGCTAAAGAGGTAGAACAATCGCACCGAGACAATGGACATTTATTTATCTTACAGGAAAAAGGAAGTACGCATATTGAGATTGACTTTCAAAAACATGTAATAGAAGCATCGTCTGTTATTTATATACACCCGAATCAAGTGCACCGCCTGATAGCATTTGAAAATGCTACGATTAGCAATTGGATAATTACCGCTGAAAATCTTCGGCCAGAATACCTGAAATTATTGGAAGACCTCACACCGGTGGATGTATTGCCTTTAAAAGCAGAGACACTATCTACTATTTCAAAAGCTGCTTCTTTATGCATTGAATTATCTGAACGGAAACATGAGAAACTATATGATTCCATCTTAAAAGAAAGTTGCAATATTTTAGTTGCACTGATTACATCGCAGTATTTAACTCACTATAAGTCAACCGATACCTACTCTCGGTTTGAAGTTATTACCAGAGCGTTTAAAACATCTCTGGAATATAACTTTACAACAGTTAAAAGTCCTGCGGAATATGCTAAAAGCTTGAATATATCCACCCCCTATTTGAACGAATGTATTAAAACAACAACTGGTTATTCCGTTTCGCATCATATACAGCAGCGTATTATTTTAGAAGCCAAACGCCTGCTTTATCATTCCAATAAATCCGTAAAGGAGATTGCAGGTGAACTGGGCTATGATGACTACTCTTACTTTACGCGGTTGTTTGTTAAAATTTTAGGTATAACACCATTGGCTTTTCGAAGTAAAAACCTCGTTTAG
- a CDS encoding FAD-dependent oxidoreductase: MEAPKSINLLHNKQIAIVGGGPGGLTLARLLQLKGANVKVYERDFSKEARVQGAIVDLHFDSGLKVIEAAGLLETFKANYMPGADKYRMVDKDANICMDEHNQESSADFGDEHFRPEIDRGALRNVLIDSLLPDTVVWNSQLVSMQLVNNIWELQFKSGTTALADIVIGADGYRSRIRSHVTDIKALYSGATIIQGEIDYPEKDCPEMYELVNQANLIAMGAGKTIAVQPRGDGGLTFYAASLYPENWIKTNGIDFNNPEEVYAYLVKFYEGWSHLFLTLFKACTRFVPRPLNYFPLDQHWDTKANITLIGDAAHLMPPSGEGVNTAMLDALDLSECLTNSEFKDVQAAITAYEKQMRERAIILGKEALDGIKDFASPTDESIKKLVQQFT, encoded by the coding sequence ATGGAAGCACCAAAATCTATAAATCTATTACACAATAAGCAAATTGCCATTGTAGGCGGTGGCCCTGGTGGATTGACCTTAGCTAGGCTATTACAGCTCAAAGGAGCAAACGTGAAAGTTTATGAACGGGACTTTAGCAAAGAAGCACGTGTACAAGGTGCAATTGTTGATTTGCACTTTGATTCCGGATTGAAAGTAATAGAAGCCGCGGGTTTATTAGAAACTTTCAAAGCTAATTACATGCCAGGTGCCGATAAATACCGCATGGTTGACAAGGACGCCAATATCTGCATGGATGAACATAATCAAGAATCTAGTGCCGATTTTGGTGATGAACATTTTAGACCGGAGATTGACAGAGGAGCACTTCGAAACGTTTTGATAGATTCGCTATTGCCAGATACAGTGGTTTGGAATAGTCAACTTGTAAGTATGCAGTTGGTCAATAACATTTGGGAATTACAATTTAAAAGTGGAACAACAGCTTTAGCAGATATTGTGATCGGTGCAGACGGGTACAGATCAAGAATTCGTTCTCATGTAACAGACATTAAAGCTCTGTACTCAGGTGCTACCATCATTCAAGGTGAAATAGATTACCCGGAGAAGGATTGTCCTGAAATGTACGAGTTAGTTAACCAAGCTAATCTTATTGCTATGGGTGCAGGAAAAACTATTGCAGTACAACCAAGAGGTGACGGTGGGTTAACGTTCTATGCGGCATCTCTATATCCAGAAAATTGGATTAAAACCAACGGTATAGACTTTAACAACCCCGAAGAAGTGTATGCTTATTTGGTTAAGTTTTATGAAGGATGGAGCCACCTATTTCTTACACTTTTCAAAGCATGTACCCGTTTTGTTCCCCGGCCATTAAACTATTTTCCTTTAGACCAACATTGGGATACTAAAGCAAACATCACACTCATTGGAGATGCAGCTCATTTAATGCCACCTTCAGGTGAAGGCGTCAATACGGCTATGCTGGATGCGTTAGATCTAAGCGAATGTTTAACCAATAGTGAATTTAAAGATGTACAAGCTGCCATCACTGCTTATGAAAAACAAATGCGGGAAAGAGCTATCATACTGGGGAAAGAGGCACTGGACGGAATAAAGGACTTTGCCTCTCCTACTGATGAATCGATTAAGAAGCTTGTACAACAGTTTACTTAA
- a CDS encoding ABC transporter substrate-binding protein — protein MSEQIILKGITWNHSRGFVPMTATAQRFSELNPGVEIIWEKRSLQQFADFSIEQLAQRYDLLVIDHPWAGFAANTRTILPFDEFLLPEFLEDQKANTVGESYISYNFLGQQWALPIDAATPVAASRPDLLTAHGTDRPSTYDELIELAQRGLVACPLIPIDSLMTFYTFCCSLGEDPFQRENEVVSREIGVQALQMYRQLAQLVDPACFNYNPIKVYERMTMSDDIAYCPFAYGYSNYSREGYARRVLHFNDMVTLDGKTNLRSTLGGTGLAVSAQTKHVDVAMRYAEYVASPSCQQGLFTDNGGQPGHLSAWTSEHTNAYTHNYFKSTLPALQRAYLRPRYNGSMHFQDFGGDVVRNYLMNGGSEHDVLNALNKLFGESKGNIQHG, from the coding sequence ATGTCTGAACAAATCATCCTGAAAGGAATAACCTGGAACCACAGCCGTGGCTTTGTGCCCATGACGGCCACTGCCCAGCGTTTTTCTGAATTAAACCCCGGTGTAGAAATTATATGGGAAAAGCGCTCGTTGCAGCAATTTGCCGATTTCTCTATCGAGCAATTGGCCCAGCGCTATGACCTTTTGGTGATTGATCACCCTTGGGCTGGCTTTGCCGCCAATACTCGCACCATTTTACCATTCGACGAATTTTTATTGCCTGAGTTTCTGGAAGACCAGAAAGCTAATACGGTAGGCGAATCTTATATCAGCTATAACTTTTTGGGGCAGCAATGGGCATTGCCTATTGATGCCGCTACACCTGTAGCTGCCAGTCGTCCGGATTTGTTGACGGCGCACGGCACCGATCGTCCTTCAACTTATGATGAGTTGATTGAACTTGCTCAGCGCGGCCTGGTGGCTTGTCCGCTCATTCCGATTGATTCATTAATGACCTTTTATACCTTTTGCTGCTCACTGGGCGAAGATCCTTTTCAGCGTGAAAATGAGGTGGTGAGCCGCGAAATTGGTGTTCAAGCTTTGCAAATGTATCGCCAATTGGCGCAATTAGTTGATCCGGCTTGCTTTAACTACAATCCTATTAAGGTGTATGAGCGTATGACCATGAGTGATGATATCGCTTATTGCCCATTCGCCTACGGGTACTCTAATTATTCGCGCGAAGGCTACGCTAGGCGAGTGCTGCACTTTAATGATATGGTAACACTAGACGGTAAAACCAATTTGCGCTCTACATTAGGTGGTACAGGTTTAGCCGTATCCGCACAAACCAAGCATGTTGATGTAGCCATGCGCTACGCCGAATATGTAGCATCGCCAAGTTGCCAACAGGGCTTATTTACCGATAATGGGGGCCAGCCGGGGCATCTCAGCGCCTGGACCAGCGAGCATACCAATGCTTACACCCATAATTATTTTAAAAGTACTTTGCCTGCTTTACAACGTGCCTACTTGCGCCCACGTTATAACGGCTCCATGCATTTTCAGGATTTTGGCGGCGACGTAGTGCGTAACTATCTGATGAACGGCGGAAGCGAACATGATGTGCTGAACGCTTTAAATAAATTATTTGGCGAATCGAAAGGAAACATACAACATGGTTAA
- a CDS encoding CaiB/BaiF CoA transferase family protein produces MVKPLEGLVVLEFSQFMAGPTAGLRLADLGARVIKIERPVKGEAGRQIAIRNIFVNGDSLVFHTINRNKESYAADLKNPDDLERVKKLIAQADVMTHNFRPGIMEKIGLTYKDVQAINSKIVYGVVTGYGNKGPWAQRPGQDLLIQSLSGLTYLTDTHDAGPVPFGLAVADIMCGSHLAQGIMAALIKRNKTQKSVLVEVSLLESVLDLQFEVITTHLNDGQKLPQRSSVKGTGHPYLSAPYGIYSTQDNYLSLAMGDLHKIGDALGINLRKYEERATWFEHRDEIMELISGRLKEKPTAEWLDILEPLDIWSSAILTYAESLNHEAFEAMGIKQQVLLPDGSALNTTRCPIRIDHTRLYSSVAAPRPGVHTDLINQQFHLTEA; encoded by the coding sequence ATGGTTAAGCCTTTAGAAGGATTGGTAGTATTAGAGTTTAGCCAGTTTATGGCCGGCCCTACAGCCGGACTGCGCCTGGCTGATCTGGGTGCACGGGTTATTAAAATTGAACGCCCGGTGAAGGGTGAAGCCGGCCGGCAGATTGCCATACGCAATATTTTTGTAAATGGTGATAGTTTAGTATTCCATACCATCAACCGCAATAAAGAATCATACGCGGCCGATCTGAAAAATCCTGATGACCTGGAAAGGGTTAAAAAACTCATTGCACAAGCTGATGTAATGACGCATAACTTCCGTCCTGGCATTATGGAAAAAATCGGGCTGACCTATAAAGATGTACAAGCCATTAACTCTAAAATAGTTTACGGCGTAGTAACCGGCTATGGTAACAAAGGCCCATGGGCACAGCGCCCTGGACAGGATTTACTCATCCAATCGCTCTCAGGATTAACTTATCTGACAGATACTCATGATGCCGGTCCGGTGCCTTTTGGTTTAGCTGTGGCCGATATCATGTGCGGCTCGCACTTGGCACAGGGCATCATGGCAGCGTTAATTAAACGTAATAAAACGCAAAAAAGCGTTTTAGTGGAAGTAAGCCTGTTGGAGTCGGTGCTTGATCTGCAATTCGAAGTTATTACCACGCACCTTAATGATGGGCAAAAACTGCCGCAACGCAGTAGCGTAAAGGGTACTGGTCACCCATACTTAAGTGCGCCGTATGGCATATACTCTACTCAAGACAATTACCTGTCCTTGGCCATGGGCGATTTGCATAAAATTGGTGATGCCCTGGGCATCAACCTGCGAAAATATGAAGAGCGGGCGACTTGGTTCGAGCATCGTGATGAGATTATGGAGCTGATTTCGGGCCGCTTGAAAGAGAAACCAACGGCTGAATGGCTGGACATCCTGGAACCATTGGACATTTGGAGCTCTGCGATATTAACCTACGCCGAAAGCCTGAACCATGAAGCTTTTGAGGCCATGGGCATTAAACAGCAAGTATTATTGCCCGATGGCAGTGCGCTGAATACTACGCGCTGCCCAATACGCATTGACCACACACGCTTGTATTCTTCTGTTGCAGCGCCGCGTCCTGGTGTGCATACTGATTTAATTAATCAACAATTTCATTTAACTGAAGCATGA
- a CDS encoding CaiB/BaiF CoA transferase family protein: MRPLEDYIVVDFSQFLSGPSAGLRLADLGARVIKIERPETGDICRHLYTSNVIMNGESSVFHAINRNKESFTADLKSEADRAHVWELVKKADVVMHNYRPGVMERLGFDYESVKAVNPDVIYAEISGYGNIGPWKDKPGQDLLLQSLTGLTWLSGNAGGPVPMGLSIIDMLAGTHLTQGILACLVRRSVKGEGALVQVSMLESAYDLQFEAVTTYYYDGLLPQRSETHNAHAYLGAPYGIYQTANGYMSLAMGSIPQLAQLLKCNALLPYSEVAQAFHQRDEIKAILAEHLKTGTTESWLAVLQPADIWCAEVLSWDTLMEQEGFKALEMVQKVTMKDGYQYRTTRCPIRMDGELLTSDIGSPALGQDTQSILKEIIS, translated from the coding sequence ATGAGACCATTAGAAGATTATATAGTGGTTGATTTCAGCCAATTTTTATCGGGGCCCTCAGCCGGTTTACGTTTGGCCGATTTAGGTGCCCGTGTTATTAAAATTGAACGCCCGGAAACGGGAGACATTTGCCGGCATCTATATACCTCAAACGTAATTATGAATGGGGAATCGTCGGTGTTTCATGCCATCAACCGTAACAAGGAAAGCTTTACTGCCGATTTAAAAAGTGAAGCCGACCGTGCCCATGTTTGGGAATTGGTAAAAAAAGCCGATGTAGTAATGCATAATTATCGCCCTGGTGTAATGGAGCGTTTAGGATTTGATTATGAAAGTGTAAAAGCTGTAAATCCGGATGTCATTTATGCTGAAATATCCGGTTATGGAAACATAGGGCCCTGGAAGGATAAGCCAGGACAAGACCTCTTGCTGCAATCACTCACAGGTTTAACCTGGTTAAGCGGCAATGCCGGCGGCCCGGTGCCCATGGGCCTATCTATTATTGATATGCTGGCAGGTACGCATTTAACGCAAGGTATATTAGCTTGTTTAGTGCGCCGGTCGGTTAAAGGTGAAGGCGCTTTGGTGCAGGTAAGCATGCTCGAATCGGCTTACGACCTGCAGTTTGAAGCCGTGACCACCTATTACTATGACGGCTTGTTACCGCAGCGGTCAGAAACGCATAATGCACATGCTTATTTAGGAGCTCCATACGGCATTTATCAGACAGCTAATGGTTATATGTCTTTGGCTATGGGTTCCATTCCCCAATTAGCTCAGTTGTTAAAGTGTAATGCACTGTTGCCTTATAGCGAAGTTGCGCAAGCTTTTCATCAGCGCGATGAAATCAAGGCCATCCTGGCTGAGCATTTGAAAACAGGTACCACCGAAAGCTGGCTGGCAGTATTACAACCGGCCGACATTTGGTGCGCCGAGGTATTAAGCTGGGACACGCTCATGGAGCAGGAAGGCTTTAAAGCATTGGAAATGGTACAGAAAGTGACCATGAAGGATGGTTATCAATACCGCACCACCCGTTGCCCTATTCGTATGGATGGTGAATTACTGACTTCTGATATCGGCTCACCGGCATTAGGGCAGGACACGCAGTCCATTTTAAAAGAAATTATATCCTGA
- a CDS encoding extracellular solute-binding protein codes for MSSPDTIRIAVRKFGPFETALQKIWDSFCEETSCTLRAEMVPMDLEELYASAIEHRGLANGDWDIAHVVTDWLYEAWTTGNLEDLKPYIDQKPPVDFPIGWSPSLRASQQYGDGIAGLPFHDGPECLIYRKDLFKDSREQQAFHELHGKPLQVPRTWEEFQTVARFFNRPEQNLYGTVFAGYPDGHNTVFDFVLQLWTRGGELTNTAGNIIIGTPQAVESLQFYKQLLNDAGAVHPGSLNYESVAMGMAFARGEVAMMVNWFGFASMCEVIPESNVKGKVDITTLPSAPGFASASLNVYWLYTIGKGSRYKQVAYDFLRFAINQRNDKLVTLEGGIGCRVSTWNDYGVNAIIPYYYKLEELHLVARSLPQKSNWAHIAKIIDEVVLAAINTDTPIIDLLKQGQQKIDKLTE; via the coding sequence ATGAGCAGCCCTGATACCATTAGAATTGCCGTGCGTAAATTTGGCCCATTTGAAACTGCCCTGCAGAAAATATGGGACAGCTTTTGTGAAGAAACGAGCTGCACCCTGAGGGCTGAAATGGTGCCGATGGATTTAGAAGAGCTTTACGCCTCGGCTATTGAACACCGAGGTTTGGCTAATGGTGACTGGGATATTGCACACGTGGTAACCGATTGGCTTTACGAGGCCTGGACCACCGGTAATCTGGAAGACCTCAAACCCTATATTGATCAAAAACCGCCAGTTGATTTTCCTATCGGGTGGAGCCCTTCATTAAGAGCTTCTCAGCAATATGGCGATGGCATAGCCGGGCTTCCATTTCATGATGGCCCGGAATGTTTAATTTATCGAAAAGATCTGTTTAAAGACAGCCGCGAGCAACAAGCATTTCATGAGCTGCATGGCAAACCGCTGCAAGTGCCCCGCACCTGGGAAGAATTCCAAACCGTAGCTCGCTTTTTTAACCGGCCTGAGCAGAATTTGTACGGAACTGTTTTTGCAGGTTACCCGGATGGGCATAATACCGTCTTCGACTTTGTGCTGCAATTATGGACCCGCGGTGGTGAGCTAACCAACACAGCCGGAAATATCATTATTGGCACACCGCAAGCGGTAGAAAGTCTCCAATTTTATAAACAATTGTTGAATGATGCCGGTGCTGTTCACCCCGGTTCGTTGAATTATGAGTCGGTAGCGATGGGTATGGCTTTTGCCCGTGGTGAGGTAGCCATGATGGTAAATTGGTTTGGCTTCGCTTCCATGTGTGAGGTAATACCCGAATCGAACGTGAAAGGCAAGGTAGACATCACAACGTTACCTTCAGCGCCAGGATTTGCATCCGCTTCGCTTAACGTTTACTGGCTGTATACCATTGGCAAGGGCAGCCGGTATAAGCAAGTGGCCTATGATTTTCTACGTTTTGCCATTAATCAACGCAATGATAAATTGGTTACTTTGGAGGGAGGCATTGGCTGCCGTGTTTCTACCTGGAATGACTACGGCGTGAATGCCATTATTCCATACTATTATAAATTGGAAGAGCTGCACCTGGTTGCCCGTTCGCTGCCACAAAAAAGCAACTGGGCCCACATCGCTAAAATAATTGACGAAGTGGTGCTGGCAGCTATTAACACCGATACACCGATTATTGACCTGCTAAAACAAGGGCAGCAAAAAATAGACAAATTAACCGAATAA
- a CDS encoding Gfo/Idh/MocA family protein, which yields MEIPYKPTLPQNPAPIIIIGAGGIVTDAHLPAYRKAGFEVAGITNRTRARAEKVAAEWNIPNVYDTVADAVANAPANAVYDITIMPEKFVETLEQLPEGSAVLIQKPMGDYFWQSKEILEVCRRKKLVAAINCQLRFAPYVSAARWMIEQGLIGKLYDLEVRVTLETPWELFPFVMVHPRLEIQYHSIHYIDLLRSFLGDPKSVMAKTLKHPAKKLSSSRSTILLDYGDTMHAVINTNHDHSFGPHNQESFIKWEGTKGAIKARMGLLMDYPHGVPDKFEYVIIEEGKAPEWKEVKLEGSWFPDAFIGTMGSLMRYKAGETDVLPTNVEDVIKTMAVVESAYQSSDNGGVPLSDKLKEVV from the coding sequence ATGGAAATACCGTATAAACCCACATTGCCGCAAAATCCAGCGCCAATCATCATCATCGGCGCTGGCGGTATTGTGACCGATGCACACCTTCCCGCTTATCGAAAAGCCGGTTTCGAAGTGGCTGGCATCACCAACCGCACCCGTGCCCGCGCCGAAAAAGTAGCAGCTGAGTGGAACATTCCGAATGTATATGATACGGTTGCCGATGCCGTTGCCAACGCGCCGGCCAATGCCGTTTATGATATTACCATAATGCCCGAAAAGTTTGTGGAAACACTGGAACAACTGCCCGAGGGCAGTGCCGTTCTAATTCAGAAACCGATGGGCGATTATTTTTGGCAAAGTAAAGAGATACTGGAAGTTTGCCGTCGTAAAAAACTGGTAGCCGCCATTAACTGCCAGTTGCGTTTTGCTCCATACGTGAGCGCCGCCCGGTGGATGATTGAGCAGGGTCTAATTGGTAAACTTTATGACCTAGAAGTACGCGTAACTTTGGAAACTCCATGGGAACTGTTTCCTTTCGTGATGGTGCACCCAAGGTTAGAGATACAATATCACAGCATCCATTACATTGATCTGTTGCGTTCGTTTTTAGGCGATCCAAAATCGGTAATGGCTAAAACACTGAAGCATCCTGCAAAGAAGCTCTCATCATCACGGTCAACCATTTTACTGGATTATGGCGACACCATGCACGCGGTTATTAATACCAATCACGATCATTCTTTTGGTCCGCATAACCAGGAAAGTTTCATTAAATGGGAAGGCACTAAAGGTGCCATCAAAGCTCGTATGGGTTTGCTGATGGACTATCCGCACGGCGTGCCCGACAAGTTTGAGTATGTGATTATAGAAGAAGGCAAAGCCCCCGAGTGGAAAGAAGTGAAATTGGAAGGTTCCTGGTTCCCTGATGCCTTTATCGGTACCATGGGCAGCCTGATGCGTTACAAAGCAGGCGAAACCGATGTACTACCCACTAACGTGGAAGACGTAATCAAGACCATGGCTGTGGTGGAAAGCGCTTACCAAAGCAGTGATAATGGTGGCGTGCCATTAAGTGATAAATTAAAGGAAGTGGTCTAA
- a CDS encoding MaoC family dehydratase: protein MYFKSTFYEDYTLGDKRVTLGRTITETDFVVHAGHTGDFFPHHLDAEWCATQPFKQRIAHGTMIFAIGIGLTASEINPEAFSKGYDKLRFVKPVFIGDTIHSEITISEKANAKKPEYGTVTEHVEVINQHGEVVLVCDHLLLAKKINV, encoded by the coding sequence ATGTATTTTAAATCAACTTTTTACGAAGACTATACTTTAGGCGACAAACGCGTTACGCTTGGTCGTACCATCACCGAAACTGATTTTGTGGTACATGCCGGCCATACAGGCGACTTCTTTCCGCATCACTTGGATGCTGAGTGGTGTGCAACCCAGCCGTTTAAACAACGTATTGCCCATGGTACCATGATATTTGCTATTGGCATTGGCTTAACTGCATCTGAAATTAATCCTGAAGCATTTAGTAAAGGTTACGATAAGCTGCGTTTTGTAAAGCCAGTATTTATAGGCGATACCATCCATTCAGAAATTACCATATCAGAAAAGGCCAATGCCAAAAAACCTGAATATGGCACCGTAACCGAACACGTAGAAGTAATAAACCAGCATGGAGAAGTGGTGCTAGTGTGTGACCACCTGTTACTCGCTAAAAAAATCAACGTATAA